The following coding sequences lie in one Oncorhynchus nerka isolate Pitt River linkage group LG14, Oner_Uvic_2.0, whole genome shotgun sequence genomic window:
- the LOC115125448 gene encoding cellular retinoic acid-binding protein 2-like has translation MERKIPDFAGTWKMKNSENFEELLKALGVNVMLRKIAVAAASKPSVEITQEGETLSIRTFTSVRTTHVTFTVGESFNEATVDGRPCTSLPKWETDSKISCEQTLQKGEGPKTAWTREITNDGELILTMSADDVVCTRVYVRE, from the exons ATGGAGCGCAAAATCCCTGATTTCGCTGGTACCTGGAAGATGAAGAACTCGGAGAACTTCGAGGAGCTTCTCAAAGCGCTGG GTGTGAACGTGATGCTGCGTAAGATAGCGGTGGCAGCAGCCTCCAAGCCGTCGGTGGAGATCACCCAGGAGGGAGAGACTCTGTCCATACGAACCTTCACCTCCGTCAGAACCACCCATGTCACCTTCACCGTGGGAGAGTCCTTCAACGAGGCCACGGTCGACGGACGCCCCTgcacg agTCTTCCAAAGTGGGAGACAGACAGTAAGATCAGCTGTGAGCAGACTCTGCAGAAAGGGGAGGGACCTAAGACCGCCTGGACCCGAGAGATAACCAATGACGGCGAGCTCATCCTG ACCATGAGTGCAGACGATGTGGTGTGCACCAGAGTCTACGTACGAGAGTGA